The genomic region CGGGCACTGGGACTCGGGACGTGGGCGGAAGGTTGAGAACGTCAACTTAATCTGTAAGGCTGCGCGCGCTTTGCGCACAGCTCCCCTCCCGCTCCGCGCGTACGCCGCGCTGTCCCTGCTCGCCGTGTGCCTCGCGAGCGCGCCTGCCGTGGCACAGAAGCTGCCGGCCGTCGTGGTGACTGGGGCACCCGCGGCGCCCTCTCCGGTCAACGATGTCGGAACAGGGCTCTGCATGGCGTCCAACGTGTGGACGCGCACCGCGGCGGAGTATCCGCAAAGTCAGTCGCTCTATACGGACGTCCTGAATGCATACATGGAGGAGAACCGCGGTACGCGCATGACCTCCGTGCTGCGCTCCGCGTTCGACCTGTCGAACAACCTGAACGACGGTCGCATCCTGAGCTACGGCGACTTCATCAATGTGGTCTCGGGCTGCGCGCAGGGCGGCTGCCCATTCCACTACAACGATTCGACCACCCGGTTCGTCTCCCGCTTTCGCGGCTACTTGAACGTCACTCCGAGCATGGTCGGGCGGGTCCTGCACTTCGGCTTCTATGCCGACGACGCCATCAGCCTCGTGCTGTTCGACAAGGCCAGCGCGCGGTACGACATCGTCATCCGGCCACCGGAGCTCGGTGCGGCCACGCGACGCACCACCAACTCCGTCACCTTCACGCAGTCCGGCCTGTACCCCATTGAGTTGCTCTACGTGCAGATCGTGGAGCACGCGGCGCTGGAGTTCTCGGTTCTAGACGGCCCGTTCACGGACTACGACCGCCCGGCGAATCAAGTTCCGGTCGTCCCGCTCAACACCAATGGGTTCAACCTGGTCCAGCCCGCGCAGCTGTTCCAGACCGAAACCGGCCGACCGTCGTTCCCGGACAACCTGGACCAGTGCGTCCAGTGCAACCGCCAGTTCGCGAATCAGCCCGGCAATGGCAGTTGCGGTTCGTCCTACTACTGCAACTCCGCTGCGCTCTGCGCGCCCTGTGACACGAACCTCCTTTGCGGAAGCACGTGCACGCCGTGCGGACCAACCGCGCCCATCTGCGCCGAGGTCAACGGCCAGTTCACCTGCGTCGCTTGCACCCAGAACAGTGACTGCGCCACGGGCCGCTGCGACACCACCACCAACGTGTGCACCGGCTGCGTCCGCGATTCCGACTGCGGCTCCGGCCAGGTCTGCGACGAGCCGAACTTCACCTGCGTCCAGTGCACCTCCGACGCGGAGTGCCCCGGCAGCCAGGTCTGCGACCTCACCGCGAACACCTGCGTCGAGTGCAACAAAGACACCCAATGCGACCGCGGTGAGAGCTGCTCCAACAACGTCTGCACGCCTTGCAACACCAACGACGCCTGCGCCGGCAACTCCTGCAACTGCTGCCCCAATGGCACCCAGTGCGCCGCGCCCACTCCCGGCGCCCCGCCCTCCTGCGTCGAGTGCACCACCGACAGCCAGTGCTCCAACGGCCAGCGCTGCGACACCCTGAACGGCGCCTGCGTCGACAGCGTCGCCGAGTGCAACACCTCCGACCGCTGCGGCCCCGGCTGCTCCAAGTGCCCCGGTGAGCGCCCCTACTGTCTCGACGGCGAGGTCTGCGTCCAGTGCCGCAACGACCTGGAATGCGGCGACGGCCAGACCTGCGTCAGCGGTGAATGCAGCTCCTGCACCACCGACAAGCGCTGCGGCCCGCGCTGCGACTCGTGCGGCGAGGGCGCTCCGTTCTGCCTCTCCGACGGCACCGCGCAGAACAGCGTGTGCGTGGGCTGCGTCAACGACACCGACTGCGGCAGCGGCAAGTGCGACCCCACCACCCGCACCTGCACCAACACCGGCGCCTGCGCCGTGACGTGCGAGCAGGGGCGCGTGTGCGACGGCTCCACGTGCGTCGAGTGCTTCGCCGATGCCCACTGCCCCTGCGGCGGCACCTGCGACCTCACCTCCAACACCTGCCTCGAAACCTGCGCCGACAGCGGCGACTGCCTGGGCGTCGAGTTCTGCTCCGCCGAAACCCAGCAGTGCGAACGCGGCCGCCGCAAACCCGGCACTGAACCCCAGGGCGGCGCCTTCTGCTGCGGCACCACCGCCGAGGATACCCCCACCGGCAGCACCGCCATGCTGGTCACCCTCGCCCTGGGCTTCCTCTTCCTGCGCTCCACTCGCCGCGTCCGATGAAGCCCTCCCGCGCGCCGCTCCTCCCGCTGCTGCTGGCCCTCGCGCTGTCCACCGCCGCCCACGCCGCGCCGGATCCGCGCTTCAACATCCAGGTCTTCCGCCCGTCCGGCGCGCCGCAGGACCTGGTGATGGTCACCCAGTCCCGGCCCCTGTCCCACCTGTCCGTCGCCGCCGGGCCCTACTTCAGCTACTCCCTCAACCCGCTCTCCCTCGTCCCCAAGGACGGAGACCTGGGCTCCATCAGCCTCGTGGGCAACCGGCTCCAGCTGGATGTCATGGCCACGGTGGGCCTCTTCGACTGGTTCGAGGTCGGCGTGGACATGCCGCTCGTGCTCCTGCAGGGCGGCCAGAACCTGGAGGTCATCGGCACCGAAGGGCCCGTGGAGAGCTTCGCCCTGGGCGACCTCCGCCTCATGGGCAAGGTGGCCATCCCCGGCTTCCGCCGCTCCGCGGAGGGCCACGGCTGGGGCGCGTCACTCACGCTCAACGTCAGCTTCCCCACCGGCGTGCAGGAGGCCTTCGCGGGCGACGGCGAGCTCACCTGGGCGCCGGGCCTGGTGCTCGACTACCGCTTCGAGTCCGGCATCCTCCTCGCCTTCAACGGCGGCTTCTGGAAGCGGCCGGACGTCATCTTCAGCGGCACGCAGCTGGGCGACATGGCGCCGTTCGGCCTGGGCACGGAGGTGCCCCTCTTGCGCGGCAGCGGCATCACCGCGCTCGGCATGGTGAACGGCGCGTTCGGCCTCAAGAAGGCTCCGGGCCAGGAGCGGCAGATTCCCGCGGAGCTGCTCATCGGCCTGCGCTGGTACAGCTCGCTGGGCGTCACCTTCACCTTCGGCGGTGGCCTGGGCTGCGGCTGCTCGCTGGCGTCGCCGAACCTGAGCTTCTTCACGTCCATCATCTGGGTGCCCGCCAAGACGCGCGAGTGGGAGGCCATCGAGCGCTTCAAGGAGCCGCCCGAGCCGCCCCCGCCGCCCGTGGACCCCGACAACGATGGCGTCATCGGTGAGCGCGACCGCTGCCCCAACCTCGCGGGCCCGGTGGAGAACAGCGGCTGCCCGGACACCGACGCGGACTCCGACGGCGTGGTGGACCGCATCGACAAGTGCCCGGACGTCCCGCAGGGCAAGCGCGGCCGCGACGGCTGTCCGCTCGCGCGCACGTCGGGGAACAAGATCGTCATCCTGGAGCAGGTGAACTTCGCCACCGACCAGGACGTCATCCTCTCCGAGTCCTATCCGGTGCTGGAGGAGGTCGCGCGGGTGATGGAGGAGAACCCGAAGATGGACCGCATCCTCATCGAGGGTCACACCGACTCGCGCGCCAGCGACCAGTACAACCTGGAGCTGTCCAAGCGCCGCGCCGCCAGCGTGAAGCGCTTCCTCATCGAGACCGGCGTCGCCGCGGAGCGCGTGTGCTCGCAGGGCTACGGGCGCAGCATGCCCCTGGCCGACAACGCCACGGAGGAAGGCATGGCCCTCAACCGCCGCGTCGAGTTCACCATCCAGCCGCCGAGCGATGGTCCCCGCCCGCCCTGCCCGGATGACGCGGAGGCCGCGTCCAAGAAGAAGGGCGGCAAGCAGCGCCCCGCGCCGCCCAAGAAGCAGCCGTAGCGGCCGTCGCCTCGGGGTCCGCCGCTCCCGTGCGGCGGGCCCGGCGTCGAAACGGCGGAGCTACTCGACGATGAAGTCCGCGGCCGTGCGGCGGCGGCCGGCCACCACCGACACCACCGCGCGGCCCTTGCCCACGGCCGTCACGCGGCCCTCGGGCGATACCGTCACCACGGCGGCGTTCGAGCTGAACCATTCCAGCGGCACCTTCTCCAGCGCCACGCCGTTGCGGTTGTACGCACGCGCCTGGACCATCACCGACTGGCCCTTCTTCTTGAAGGTGTACGAGGTGAGGTTCAGCCCCAGGCG from Corallococcus exiguus harbors:
- the traA gene encoding outer membrane exchange protein TraA, whose protein sequence is MLAVCLASAPAVAQKLPAVVVTGAPAAPSPVNDVGTGLCMASNVWTRTAAEYPQSQSLYTDVLNAYMEENRGTRMTSVLRSAFDLSNNLNDGRILSYGDFINVVSGCAQGGCPFHYNDSTTRFVSRFRGYLNVTPSMVGRVLHFGFYADDAISLVLFDKASARYDIVIRPPELGAATRRTTNSVTFTQSGLYPIELLYVQIVEHAALEFSVLDGPFTDYDRPANQVPVVPLNTNGFNLVQPAQLFQTETGRPSFPDNLDQCVQCNRQFANQPGNGSCGSSYYCNSAALCAPCDTNLLCGSTCTPCGPTAPICAEVNGQFTCVACTQNSDCATGRCDTTTNVCTGCVRDSDCGSGQVCDEPNFTCVQCTSDAECPGSQVCDLTANTCVECNKDTQCDRGESCSNNVCTPCNTNDACAGNSCNCCPNGTQCAAPTPGAPPSCVECTTDSQCSNGQRCDTLNGACVDSVAECNTSDRCGPGCSKCPGERPYCLDGEVCVQCRNDLECGDGQTCVSGECSSCTTDKRCGPRCDSCGEGAPFCLSDGTAQNSVCVGCVNDTDCGSGKCDPTTRTCTNTGACAVTCEQGRVCDGSTCVECFADAHCPCGGTCDLTSNTCLETCADSGDCLGVEFCSAETQQCERGRRKPGTEPQGGAFCCGTTAEDTPTGSTAMLVTLALGFLFLRSTRRVR
- the traB gene encoding outer membrane exchange protein TraB; this translates as MKPSRAPLLPLLLALALSTAAHAAPDPRFNIQVFRPSGAPQDLVMVTQSRPLSHLSVAAGPYFSYSLNPLSLVPKDGDLGSISLVGNRLQLDVMATVGLFDWFEVGVDMPLVLLQGGQNLEVIGTEGPVESFALGDLRLMGKVAIPGFRRSAEGHGWGASLTLNVSFPTGVQEAFAGDGELTWAPGLVLDYRFESGILLAFNGGFWKRPDVIFSGTQLGDMAPFGLGTEVPLLRGSGITALGMVNGAFGLKKAPGQERQIPAELLIGLRWYSSLGVTFTFGGGLGCGCSLASPNLSFFTSIIWVPAKTREWEAIERFKEPPEPPPPPVDPDNDGVIGERDRCPNLAGPVENSGCPDTDADSDGVVDRIDKCPDVPQGKRGRDGCPLARTSGNKIVILEQVNFATDQDVILSESYPVLEEVARVMEENPKMDRILIEGHTDSRASDQYNLELSKRRAASVKRFLIETGVAAERVCSQGYGRSMPLADNATEEGMALNRRVEFTIQPPSDGPRPPCPDDAEAASKKKGGKQRPAPPKKQP